One window from the genome of Nicotiana tomentosiformis chromosome 5, ASM39032v3, whole genome shotgun sequence encodes:
- the LOC138893231 gene encoding uncharacterized protein: MKRASDKYAATLIVSGFTRMLKNWWDNYLTEINRNQILGATTIATIIKTESGIQVAEQEGREDASATLIYYFRWYKDMFIEKVMIREDCGSAFWKERFISGLPRLFAEKTGHRANECPVTNKKKKKVNTLELDENIKEKLFAILEQNENSTSSSSSDESYSDSDNEMINMAYSSDSSSSSQEDNCNCTGAICVCRQNFIKVLTNDSKEVLFDIINHIDDEDIKTKYLKELKNIIINQKGNHHKIEPFNMKEVMNRFSVKDDKPTIQHLQTELKSVKDEIKMVKLRLDKIEMENLTNEVLQAANKKETISEYFTDDDNSKIDKESTSGTAMAKITKGY, translated from the exons ATGAAAAGAGCTTCAGACAAATATGCCGCAACTTTAATAGTTTCAGGTTTCACTAGAATGTTAAAaaattggtgggataattatcttACAGAAATAAATAGAAATCAAATCCTAGGAGCTACTACAATAGCAACCATAATAAAAACTGAATCAGGAATACAAGTTGCAGAGCAAGAAGGTAGAGAAGATGCTTCTGCAACTTTAATCTACT attttagatggtataaagatatGTTTATAGAAAAAGTTATGATTAGAGAAGACTGCGGTAGTGCTTTTTGGAAAGAAAGATTTATCAGTGGTTTACCAAGATTATTTGCCGAAAAG ACAGGGCATAGAGCTAATGAATGCCCAGTCAccaacaagaaaaagaagaaggttaATACCTTAGAACTTGATGAAAACATTAAAGAAAAGCTATTTGCTATTCTTGAACAAAATGAAAACAGCACGTCATCGTCGTCATCAGATGAAAGCTATTCTGACAGCGACAATGAAATGATAAACATGGCATATAGCTCAGACAGTAGCAGTAGCTCTCAAGAAGACAACTGTAACTGCACTGGTGCAATATGTGTGTGcagacaaaattttattaaagtCCTTACTAATGACTCTAAAGAAGTATTATTTGATATTATCAatcacatagatgatgaagatattaaaacaaaatacttaaaagaattaaaaaatatcATTATTAATCAAAAaggaaatcatcataaaatagaACCCTTTAATATGAAAGAGGTTATGAATAGATTTTCAGTCAAAGACGATAAACCAACTATTCAACATCTCCAAACAGAATTAAAATCTGTAAAAGATGAAATAAAAATGGTTAAGCTTAGACTTGACAAAATAGAAATGGAAAATCTTACAAATGAAGTATTACAAGCAgccaataaaaaagaaactattaGTGAATACTTCACAGATGATGATAATTCAAAAATTGATAAAGAATCAACTAGCGGTACAGCAATGGCAAAAATTACTAAG GGATATTAA